From the Lathyrus oleraceus cultivar Zhongwan6 chromosome 4, CAAS_Psat_ZW6_1.0, whole genome shotgun sequence genome, one window contains:
- the LOC127138335 gene encoding subtilisin-like protease SBT2.4 — protein MKLDKAFWLSLCYTMAKVSCIALPSLIIFIILILFVFKSSGFGFREERSIYLVLLEGDAVAFHEASQNENSSMVIRNASKEHEKHLLESHNMLLQSTLENGSYNKLHSFKHIINGFSVHTTPSQAKRLKATPGVKLVEKDRGVKKMTTYTPDFLDLPQGVWAEGGGDKNAGDGVVIGVIDSGINPVHPSFGSQTFATNISHFSGACETGPHFPPESCNGKIVSAKYFSAGAQASAKFNASVDFLSPFDADGHGSHVASIAAGNAGVPVEVNGFCYGRASGMAPRARIAVYKAIYSSVGTMADVVAAIDQAVQDGVDIISLSIGPNGPTQDTLTFLSVFDISLLFARKAGVLVVQAAGNNGPSSSSVVSFSPWTVGVAACNTDRRYTSSILLGNGQIIDGVGLSGPSFGNGTVLRKLVLAKDAVKVNTTFPMTPEYLEECQHPEALDPIKVFGSVIICNFSEGFLNGTSTIAGIISSAKALGFEGFILTANPSYGDYIAEPIPFPIPGILIPSVADTKAIEKYYEEWTKRDEKGTVTEFGAMASKAEGRVASFKGRSPVVSRFSSRGPDIIDAKKNLADVLKPDILAPGHQIWAAWSPISAKQPMLTGHDFALLSGTSMAAPHVAGIAALIKQYNPSWSASMIASAITTTGTKYDNLGEPMMAEGYEVNTLRPSTPFDFGAGIVNPSRAIDPGLVLSSDFQDFISFLCSLPNIDPSTITTATGEPCNNPFDYPSSLNLPSVTISALKGSISVRRTVMNVGNTTETYLGSVLPPNGTSINLNPTWFTISPQGTQDLEININVNQPMENFSFGEIVLTGSLDHIVRITLSVVPVSVEQHKL, from the exons ATGAAATTGGATAAAGCTTTTTGGTTGTCTCTTTGTTATACCATGGCCAAAGTTAGTTGTATAGCTTTACCATCTTTAATCATTTTCATTATTTTGATTCTCTTTGTTTTTAAGAGTTCTGGCTTTGGCTTTCGAGAGGAGAGATCTATATACTTGGTCTTATTGGAAGGAGATGCGGTCGCTTTTCATGAAGCGTCTCAAAATGAAAATTCATCGATGGTCATAAG AAATGCATCAAAGGAACATGAAAAGCACTTATTGGAATCTCACAACATGCTTCTACAAAGCACTTTGGAGAATGGAAGCTACAACAAACTCCACAGTTTCAAACACATAATCAATGGCTTCTCTGTCCACACAACTCCTTCTCAG GCGAAAAGACTCAAAGCTACACCGGGAGTGAAGTTGGTAGAGAAAGATAGAGGAGTGAAGAAAATGACAACATATACTCCTGATTTTCTTGACTTACCACAAGGAGTATGGGCAGAAGGAGGAGGTGACAAAAATGCAGGTGATGGAGTTGTTATTGGTGTTATTGATAGTGGCATTAATCCAGTTCATCCAAGCTTTGGTTCGCAAACTTTCGCTACAAATATATCTCACTTTTCTGGTGCTTGTGAGACTGGTCCACACTTTCCACCTGAATCTTGCAATGGAAAGATTGTTTCAGCTAAATATTTCTCAGCTGGGGCTCAAGCTTCTGCTAAATTTAATGCTTCTGTTGATTTTCTTTCACCTTTTGATGCAGATGGACATGGCAG TCATGTGGCATCTATTGCTGCTGGAAATGCTGGTGTTCCTGTTGAAGTCAATGGTTTTTGTTACGGGCGAGCCAGCGGAATGGCACCACGCGCAAG GATTGCTGTTTATAAAGCTATCTACTCATCCGTGGGAACTATGGCAGATGTTGTTGCAGCTATAGATCAA GCTGTACAAGATGGAGTAGATATCATATCACTCTCTATTGGACCAAATGGACCAACACAAGATACATTAACATTTCTCAGCGTCTTTGATATTTCTCTATTATTTGCAAGAAAAGCTGGAGTTTTAGTGGTTCAAGCTGCAGGTAATAATGGTCCATCATCTTCAAGTGTTGTATCATTTAGTCCATGGACTGTCGGCGTTGCCGCTTGCAACACAGACAGAAGATATACTTCTTCAATCCTTCTTGGAAACGGTCAAATAATTGACGGCGTTGGACTATCAG GACCAAGTTTTGGAAATGGGACAGTTCTCCGTAAACTTGTATTAGCTAAGGATGCAGTAAAAGTAAATACAACATTTCCAATGACACCAGAGTACTTAGAAGAGTGTCAGCATccagaagctttggatcctaTTAAAGTGTTTGGAAGTGTCATAATCTGCAATTTCTCTGAAGGATTCCTTAATGGAACCTCAACAATTGCTGGCATTATCAGCTCCGCCAAGGCTCTGGGATTCGAGGGTTTTATTCTGACTGCGAATCCAAGCTACGGCGATTATATTGCAGAGCCAATTCCTTTTCCTATTCCTGGTATCTTGATTCCTTCTGTGGCTGATACCAAG GCTATCGAGAAATATTATGAAGAATGGACAAAGAGGGACGAGAAAGGAACTGTTACGGAATTTGGCGCTATGGCATCTAAAGCGGAAGGAAGGGTTGCCTCGTTCAAAGGCCGATCACCGGTCGTTAGTAGATTTTCGTCGAGAGGTCCAGATATCATTGATGCAAAGAAAAATCTTGCTGATGTACTTAAACCTGATATTCTAGCTCCAGGGCACCAAATATGGGCTGCATGGAGCCCTATTAGCGCCAAACAACCTATGCTAACAG GACATGATTTTGCATTATTATCTGGTACCAGCATGGCAGCGCCTCACGTGGCTGGAATCGCGGCTCTGATCAAGCAATATAATCCATCATGGAGTGCATCTATGATAGCATCTGCAATCACCACAACTGGCACAAAGTATGACAATCTGGGCGAGCCTATGATGGCCGAAGGCTATGAGGTCAACACATTGCGTCCATCCACTCCTTTTGATTTTGGGGCGGGCATTGTAAACCCTAGTCGTGCCATCGATCCCGGCTTGGTGCTATCATCAG ATTTTCAAGACTTCATCAGCTTCTTGTGCTCTTTACCAAACATCGATCCGAGTACAATAACAACAGCAACAGGAGAACCTTGCAACAACCCATTTGATTATCCATCTAGTTTAAACCTTCCATCAGTGACAATTTCTGCACTGAAAGGATCAATTTCTGTGAGAAGAACTGTGATGAATGTAGGGAACACCACAGAGACATACTTGGGGTCTGTTCTACCTCCTAATGGAACTTCAATTAACTTGAATCCAACTTGGTTTACCATAAGTCCACAAGGAACGCAAGATCTGGAAATAAACATCAATGTGAATCAACCAATGGAGAATTTTAGCTTTGGTGAAATTGTTTTGACAGGAAGTTTGGATCACATAGTAAGAATAACTTTGTCGGTTGTGCCCGTTTCAGTAGAGCAACATAAATTGTAA